The Rana temporaria chromosome 4, aRanTem1.1, whole genome shotgun sequence genome contains a region encoding:
- the LOC120935788 gene encoding LOW QUALITY PROTEIN: alpha-soluble NSF attachment protein-like (The sequence of the model RefSeq protein was modified relative to this genomic sequence to represent the inferred CDS: deleted 2 bases in 2 codons), whose protein sequence is MDNSGKEKEAMQLLAEADKKIKSSQSFFSGLFGGSSKVEEACDLYARAANMFKMVVIAANAFCQAAQLHLQVQSKHDAATNFVDAGNAFKKSDPQEAINCLLRAIEIYTDMGRFTIAAKHHISIAEIYESELVDIEKAIAHYEQSADYYKGEESNSSANKCLLKVATYTAQLEQYAKAVEIYEQVGTNAMDSPLLKYSAKDYFFKAALCHFCIDMYNAKMAVQKYEEMFPAFSDSRECKLVKKLLDAHEEQNLDNYTDAVKESR, encoded by the exons ATGGATAACTCCGGGAAGGAGAAGGAGGCC ATGCAGCTGCTGGCTGAGGCCGACAAGAAAATAAAATCCTCGCAGTCCTTCTTCTCCGGCCTGTTCGGTGGCTCCTCAAAGGTGGAAGAAGCTTGTGACCTCTACGCCCGGGCTGCGAACATGTTTAAAATGGTGGTAATCGCTGCTAATGCTTTCTGCCAAGCTGCCCAGCTTCATCTACAAGTCCAGAGCAAGCATGATGCA GCGACAAACTTTGTGGATGCtgg caatgcctTCAAAAAGTCTGATCCTCAAGAAGCCATCAACTGCCTGCTTCGAGCAATTGAGATCTACACTGATATGGGAAGATTCACCATTGCAGCCAAACat cacatATCCATCGCTGAAATATACGAGTCCGAGCTGGTGGATATAGAGAAGGCAATTGcaca ctatgaacaGTCAGCTGATTACTACAAGGGCGAGGAGTCCAACAGTTCTGCTAACAAATGTCTTCTGAAGGTCGCCACTTACACAGCTCAGCTGGAACAGTATGCAAAAGCTGTTGAAATCTATGAACAGGTTGGTACCAATGCGATGGACAGTCCTCTACTCAAATACAGTGCCAAGGATTATTTCTTCAAAGCTGCCCTCTGCCATTTCTGCATCGACATGTACAACGCCAAGATGGCAGTCCAGAAATATGAGGAAATGTTTCCAGCTTTTTCTGATTCCAGGGAGTGCAAGCTAGTAAAGAAACTGCTTGATGCTCATGAAGAACAAAA cctgGACAACTATACAGATGCAGTAAAAGAATCAAGATGA
- the LOC120935789 gene encoding alpha-soluble NSF attachment protein-like: protein MPPLIEIFYKVDIALLCSAVDVHISQHFMMQSELVDIEKAIAHYEQSADYYKGEESNSSANKCLVKVATYTAQLEQYAKAVEIYEQVGTNAMDSPLLKYSAKDYFFKAALCHFCIDMYNAKMAVQKYEEMFPAFSDSRECKLVKKLLDAHEEQNLDNYTDAVKESR, encoded by the exons ATGCCCCCATTAATAGAAATCTTCTACAAAGTTGACATTGCTTTATTGTGTTCTGCTGTAGATGTGCATATTTCCCAGCATTTTATGATGCAG TCCGAGCTGGTGGATATAGAGAAGGCAAttgcaca ctatgaacaGTCAGCTGATTACTACAAGGGCGAGGAGTCCAACAGTTCTGCTAACAAATGTCTTGTGAAGGTCGCCACTTACACAGCTCAGCTGGAACAGTATGCAAAAGCTGTTGAAATCTATGAACAGGTTGGTACCAATGCGATGGACAGTCCTCTACTCAAATACAGTGCCAAGGATTATTTCTTCAAAGCTGCCCTCTGCCATTTCTGCATCGACATGTACAACGCCAAGATGGCAGTCCAGAAATATGAGGAAATGTTTCCAGCTTTTTCTGATTCCAGGGAGTGCAAGCTAGTAAAGAAACTGCTTGATGCTCATGAAGAACAAAA